Proteins co-encoded in one Chitinophagales bacterium genomic window:
- a CDS encoding PKD domain-containing protein — protein MKALCTLLALIISSSIFSIPLQASGETEREDFPNFIENKGQWEDKILFQAEMFSASIFLEADRLTYLLMDDNDLHDLHHRHHHPEENWSEELLIDAHAFNVQFVGANPNATKRASCDLPTYRNYYIGSDSEKWASNVGLYRQIDYDNLYEDIDFRLYGAEGNVKYDFMVAPHADASQIRLFYEGTDNLFIKDDNLHIVTSVNTLIEQAPYAYQYIDGQEVAVDCHFKLLDGRFVIFDFPEGYDPSQELIIDPVVVFATYTGSTADNWGFTATFDPTGAMYSAGVAFGAGYPTTMGAFQMNFAGGNASSYRASDIGITKYSPDGSNLIFSTYIGGSIANEMPHSLIVSESGELVLYGTTGSSDYPTTSNAYDKTFGGGFSVVINSIAFPNGSDIIVTRFNSDGTALVGSTFVGGSQQDGLNTALNYNYADQGRGEVILDAQSNVYVASCTQSGDFPTSSNSLFPNYNGGAQDACIFKLNQDLSVLEWSTFLGGTNSDAAYSLKLAPDNTLYICGGTRSVDYPATIGSLQSNYSGGTHDGFITQIGNDGQSFLASTFLGTSAYDQSYFVELDEAQNVYTVGQTSGNYPIENAGFVNVGGGHYIHKLTSDLSTTIFSTRFGRGDGDPDISPTAFLVDTCGQIYVAGWGGNTNGASPANSTTNGLTVSPDAFQSTTDGSDFYLMVLAENASALNYATFFGGAGDNEHVDGGTSRFDKNGVVYEAVCASCGSSNNFPTTPGVWSNTNNSDNCNLGSFKFALTGPEVLFDVDPNIDCENPLNISFVNNSVNASSYIWDFGDNTTSMETSPTHIYAEPGVYEVTLIAIGDDGCTVTDTSAQITNVFDLPVIELVGEGTCLNDGTDNFSIDINFSGGSNTTYTLGGAASGTIATGTTIGLTLLGGDDYTITAVDNTTGCAGELTFTGPVCPDCEPDAGTMQASDLQIVCSDGTVSSTTTGEILEEGQVLTYILHTNADTTAGIVLAMNTTGTFGFPANGSYYTTYYISAVVGFADIEGNLDFEDDCTVVAAGSPVLFLAPVELLVDEFCDLQTGDFYVTAQVTGGYPQYDNNAVYTITGDFADELEFMETFTLVFAENGQNIYEINVISDGFGCNGVNFTSEQFACEKNPIELLNFEGEATVNGNSLQWVTLTESNNDRFVVERSDDGKNFVIIGEVKGVGNSQFAITYKYLDRTVGCGVHYYRFVQYDNNGLSSVSPTIAVTRGEASGNASVVVSPVPSQDFIEVTFYSSANTANLTLFDTKGQVVLQQSLESENCNKKVQLDINKLVAGVYLLQINSGDKVLAQRLVKY, from the coding sequence ATGAAAGCACTATGTACCCTTCTTGCTCTTATAATAAGTAGCTCTATTTTTTCTATTCCACTTCAAGCCTCTGGTGAAACCGAAAGGGAGGATTTCCCCAATTTCATCGAAAACAAAGGACAATGGGAAGATAAAATCCTCTTCCAAGCCGAAATGTTCTCTGCAAGCATATTTTTGGAAGCAGACCGACTCACCTACTTATTGATGGATGACAATGATCTCCACGATTTGCACCACCGCCACCACCATCCAGAAGAAAATTGGAGCGAAGAACTCTTAATAGATGCCCATGCCTTCAATGTACAATTTGTAGGAGCCAATCCCAATGCAACCAAAAGGGCAAGCTGTGATTTACCCACTTACCGCAATTACTACATCGGTAGCGACTCCGAAAAATGGGCCTCCAATGTCGGGTTATACCGTCAAATTGATTACGACAACTTATACGAAGACATTGATTTTCGACTCTATGGCGCAGAAGGAAATGTGAAATATGATTTTATGGTTGCTCCTCATGCCGATGCTTCTCAAATACGCTTGTTTTATGAAGGTACAGACAATTTGTTTATTAAAGATGACAACCTACACATCGTCACCTCGGTCAATACACTGATTGAACAAGCTCCTTATGCCTATCAATACATTGACGGACAAGAAGTAGCGGTGGACTGTCACTTCAAATTATTGGACGGACGTTTTGTTATTTTCGACTTTCCAGAAGGTTACGACCCTTCACAAGAACTCATTATTGACCCCGTAGTAGTGTTTGCAACCTACACAGGTTCAACGGCTGACAACTGGGGTTTTACCGCTACTTTCGACCCAACAGGAGCGATGTATTCGGCAGGTGTAGCATTCGGAGCAGGTTATCCTACAACAATGGGTGCCTTCCAAATGAATTTTGCAGGAGGAAATGCCAGCAGTTACCGAGCATCCGATATTGGTATTACCAAATATTCTCCCGATGGCAGCAATCTCATTTTTTCAACCTATATCGGCGGCTCCATTGCCAATGAAATGCCGCATAGTTTGATCGTCAGCGAAAGTGGTGAATTGGTATTATACGGAACAACAGGTTCTTCGGATTATCCCACAACCTCCAATGCTTATGACAAAACTTTTGGTGGCGGATTCAGTGTCGTTATCAATAGCATTGCTTTTCCAAACGGCTCGGATATCATTGTCACTCGCTTCAATAGCGATGGAACTGCCCTAGTCGGTTCTACTTTTGTAGGAGGCAGTCAACAAGATGGACTCAATACAGCATTGAACTACAACTATGCGGATCAAGGAAGAGGCGAGGTCATATTAGATGCCCAAAGCAATGTATATGTAGCAAGTTGTACGCAATCTGGTGATTTCCCTACATCCTCCAATTCACTGTTTCCAAATTACAACGGTGGCGCACAAGATGCTTGTATATTCAAACTCAACCAAGATTTATCCGTATTGGAGTGGAGTACTTTCTTAGGCGGTACGAATTCAGATGCTGCCTACTCTCTAAAACTTGCTCCTGACAATACACTTTATATCTGTGGAGGAACCCGAAGCGTCGACTATCCCGCAACTATTGGCTCACTTCAAAGCAATTACAGTGGCGGTACACACGATGGATTCATCACCCAAATTGGGAATGATGGGCAAAGCTTTTTGGCTTCTACTTTCTTGGGAACTTCTGCCTATGATCAATCTTATTTTGTAGAACTGGACGAAGCACAGAACGTCTATACAGTCGGACAAACCTCTGGTAATTACCCTATTGAAAATGCAGGATTTGTGAATGTAGGTGGCGGACACTACATTCACAAATTGACCAGCGACCTAAGCACCACCATCTTTTCCACTCGATTTGGACGAGGTGACGGTGATCCAGATATTTCACCTACTGCTTTTTTAGTAGATACGTGTGGACAAATCTATGTGGCAGGTTGGGGCGGAAATACAAATGGAGCATCTCCCGCCAATTCTACTACCAATGGCTTGACCGTTTCTCCCGATGCCTTTCAATCTACCACTGATGGTAGCGATTTCTACCTCATGGTTCTTGCCGAAAATGCAAGTGCTTTGAACTATGCTACTTTCTTTGGAGGTGCAGGTGACAACGAACATGTGGACGGCGGAACTTCAAGGTTTGACAAAAATGGAGTCGTTTATGAAGCCGTTTGTGCCAGTTGTGGATCGAGCAACAATTTCCCTACAACTCCAGGCGTATGGTCCAATACCAACAACTCCGACAACTGCAATTTGGGTTCTTTCAAATTTGCACTCACAGGCCCAGAAGTGCTTTTTGATGTCGATCCAAATATTGATTGTGAAAATCCCCTCAATATTTCTTTCGTCAATAACAGTGTGAATGCCAGCAGTTACATTTGGGATTTTGGAGATAACACCACTTCAATGGAAACCAGTCCTACGCATATTTACGCAGAACCAGGGGTATATGAAGTTACTTTGATTGCGATTGGCGACGATGGCTGTACTGTCACCGATACATCTGCTCAAATCACCAATGTATTTGATTTACCTGTTATTGAATTGGTAGGAGAAGGAACTTGCCTCAATGATGGAACGGACAATTTCTCGATTGACATCAACTTTTCGGGCGGTAGTAATACGACTTATACCTTAGGAGGTGCAGCTTCTGGAACAATTGCGACAGGAACTACGATTGGTTTGACACTGTTAGGCGGTGACGATTATACCATTACCGCAGTGGACAACACCACAGGCTGTGCTGGAGAATTAACCTTCACTGGTCCTGTTTGTCCTGATTGTGAACCAGATGCAGGGACAATGCAAGCATCTGATTTGCAAATAGTTTGTTCTGACGGCACAGTTTCTTCTACCACAACTGGCGAAATCCTTGAAGAAGGACAAGTATTGACTTATATTCTACATACCAATGCCGATACTACCGCAGGAATCGTTTTGGCAATGAACACCACTGGCACTTTTGGTTTTCCTGCAAATGGCTCATATTATACGACTTACTACATTTCAGCAGTAGTGGGTTTTGCAGACATTGAAGGAAATCTTGATTTTGAAGATGACTGTACAGTTGTTGCAGCAGGTAGTCCTGTATTGTTTTTAGCTCCTGTAGAATTGTTGGTAGATGAGTTTTGTGATTTACAAACAGGCGATTTTTATGTAACTGCACAGGTGACAGGTGGCTATCCTCAATATGACAACAATGCGGTTTATACCATCACAGGTGACTTTGCAGACGAATTGGAATTTATGGAAACTTTCACCCTTGTTTTTGCAGAAAATGGACAGAATATCTATGAAATCAATGTAATAAGTGATGGTTTTGGCTGCAATGGAGTCAATTTTACCAGCGAACAATTTGCATGTGAGAAAAACCCTATTGAGTTGTTAAACTTTGAAGGAGAAGCCACTGTAAATGGAAATTCACTGCAATGGGTGACGCTAACCGAATCCAATAATGACCGATTTGTGGTTGAACGTTCTGATGACGGCAAAAACTTCGTCATTATCGGTGAAGTAAAAGGGGTGGGCAACAGCCAATTTGCTATCACCTACAAATACCTTGACCGAACAGTTGGATGTGGTGTTCACTACTACCGTTTTGTACAATACGACAACAATGGTTTGTCGAGTGTTTCTCCAACGATTGCAGTGACGAGAGGAGAAGCAAGCGGCAATGCATCCGTTGTTGTTTCACCTGTACCGAGCCAAGATTTCATTGAAGTGACTTTCTATAGTAGTGCAAATACGGCTAACTTGACCTTGTTCGATACCAAAGGACAAGTTGTATTGCAGCAAAGTTTGGAAAGTGAAAATTGCAATAAAAAGGTGCAATTGGATATCAACAAATTGGTGGCTGGCGTGTATTTGCTGCAAATCAATAGTGGTGATAAAGTGTTGGCACAGCGGTTGGTGAAGTATTAG
- a CDS encoding type II CAAX endopeptidase family protein: MNPDSSTDQQPLPPSLPRIIQPWLRVVLFLAANLTLLSVLVALLFWGMDESEFQTDLEELYLIQIISLFVTCITVWLFRTYFDKSSILSLGFEWTNRVKDSVIGFGLGFALIAVGTLLLMLLGELEISAIQFNFDLLLSYFILCIIIALNEEILVRGYVLNNLMQSMNKYWALVVSAMIFTLFHALNPNISFLAVVNLQLAGMLLGIYYIHQQNLWFPIALHTSWNFSEGAVFGYEVSGIDFQSLLQQNISDTDWLTGGEFGFEGSLLLSILLGLAILTTHKLYSPKT; the protein is encoded by the coding sequence ATGAATCCCGATTCTTCAACAGACCAACAACCTTTACCACCCTCATTGCCTCGCATCATTCAACCGTGGCTCAGAGTAGTGTTATTTCTGGCAGCCAATTTGACACTGCTATCTGTTTTAGTGGCACTGTTATTTTGGGGAATGGATGAGAGTGAATTTCAAACAGATTTGGAAGAGTTGTACCTCATTCAAATAATCAGTCTTTTTGTTACCTGTATAACTGTTTGGCTGTTCAGAACCTATTTTGACAAATCGTCCATTTTATCCTTGGGTTTTGAATGGACTAATCGAGTAAAGGACTCTGTAATAGGTTTTGGATTGGGGTTTGCGCTTATTGCAGTTGGTACACTGCTGTTGATGTTATTGGGAGAATTGGAGATAAGTGCAATTCAATTTAACTTTGACCTTCTGCTCTCCTATTTCATCTTGTGCATCATCATTGCTCTCAACGAAGAAATTTTGGTGCGGGGTTATGTGCTGAACAACCTTATGCAATCCATGAATAAATATTGGGCTTTGGTTGTTTCGGCCATGATTTTCACACTCTTCCACGCCCTCAATCCCAACATCAGTTTTTTGGCAGTAGTCAATTTGCAGTTGGCAGGGATGTTACTCGGCATCTATTACATTCATCAGCAAAACTTGTGGTTTCCGATTGCGCTGCATACAAGCTGGAATTTTTCGGAGGGCGCAGTGTTTGGCTATGAAGTCAGTGGCATTGATTTTCAGAGTCTTTTGCAGCAAAACATCAGCGATACGGACTGGCTGACTGGTGGAGAATTTGGCTTTGAAGGCTCGCTACTGTTGAGTATTTTATTGGGATTGGCAATTTTGACTACCCACAAACTGTATTCTCCCAAAACTTAA
- a CDS encoding prolyl oligopeptidase family serine peptidase, translating into MKKKYLLQSTFLILIFTAMSCQQTPSSPSISSAQLLRVPIESSVDQKERDFFLYLPKGYKQAVSQGEKLPVLLFLHGDGERGNGKDELDFVITHGPLYEAWVQKRDLPFIIIGPQLPMFGRDTIGISYLSDRNKNAIPKRLEEGVPEREANFETEGKMKGAVPAETLEALPPDGWEKCEQDLLTMIDLVLKNYNGDSKRLYLSGISYGGYGTWYMASKHAKIFAAISPVVGWGHPDLMPPIAEEKLPVWAFAGGRDYVVQTQYFFEGLNKLEELGHDYVRFTIHEDMDHDTWKRVFAGEDIYNWFLQFSKP; encoded by the coding sequence ATGAAAAAAAAATACCTACTTCAAAGTACATTTTTGATACTTATTTTTACTGCAATGTCTTGTCAGCAAACACCTTCATCTCCTTCAATCAGTTCAGCCCAATTACTTCGAGTACCCATCGAAAGCAGTGTTGACCAAAAGGAACGAGATTTCTTCTTGTATTTACCCAAAGGCTATAAACAAGCAGTTAGTCAAGGAGAAAAATTGCCTGTTTTGCTGTTTTTACATGGCGATGGTGAGCGTGGCAATGGCAAAGACGAATTGGATTTTGTGATTACCCACGGTCCACTTTATGAAGCTTGGGTGCAAAAAAGAGATTTACCATTCATTATCATTGGACCACAATTGCCCATGTTTGGCAGAGATACCATCGGGATTTCTTACCTCTCCGACCGCAACAAAAATGCCATTCCCAAACGTTTAGAGGAAGGCGTGCCTGAACGGGAAGCCAATTTTGAAACGGAAGGAAAAATGAAAGGCGCAGTTCCTGCCGAAACGTTGGAAGCATTGCCTCCTGATGGATGGGAAAAGTGCGAACAAGACTTACTCACCATGATTGACCTCGTACTCAAAAACTACAATGGAGATTCGAAACGTCTGTATTTAAGCGGAATTAGTTATGGGGGATATGGCACTTGGTATATGGCGAGCAAACATGCCAAAATATTTGCAGCTATTAGTCCTGTCGTGGGTTGGGGACACCCCGATTTGATGCCTCCTATTGCTGAGGAAAAACTGCCTGTTTGGGCGTTTGCAGGTGGGCGTGATTATGTGGTTCAAACCCAATATTTTTTTGAAGGACTCAACAAATTAGAGGAACTAGGACACGACTATGTTCGCTTTACGATTCATGAAGATATGGATCACGATACTTGGAAACGTGTATTTGCAGGAGAAGACATTTACAATTGGTTTTTGCAGTTTAGCAAGCCCTAA
- the htpG gene encoding molecular chaperone HtpG — translation MQTGTISVQTENIFPIIKKYLYSDQEIFLRELVSNAVDATQKLKTLSRLGEAAGELGDLTIEVKVDADAKTLTISDKGIGMTQEEVEKYITQIAFSSAKEFAEKFQGKDADAIIGHFGLGFFSAFMVANKVEIHTLSYKDGSEGVHWTSDGTTEYTIDTSDKANRGTDIILHIEEEAAEYLREARIEELLNKYCRFLPVDIQFGTRTEYVPVEKDEAAAIEDAEVVEEDVEATANEDATTDTDNAEVEAEEPETKEIQVPKIINDTHPIWKKKPADLTDEDYKNFYRALYPMGEEPLFWIHLNVDYPFNLTGVLFFPKIKANFEVRKDRIHLYSNQVFVTDHVEEIVPDFLMLLHGVIDSPDIPLNVSRSYLQSDPEVKKINKYITRKVGDKLDEMFRNERANFEEKWESIGVLVKYGMVTDEKFYDKAKNFCLLTNTEGKLTTFDEYQEQVKPLQTDKNNKIIVLYTNDKENQHSYIEAAKGEGYDVLEFDKLLDPHFIGNLESKLTDVQFKRVDADPLHKLVEKEGENVSVLTEDQEKSLTDLFKTQIGDDKVMVQVEPLSSSESPVVITRPEFMRRMKDMSNLGGANMYGDLPEFFNVIVNANHPVVAKILADEGDKQAEAAKQLYDLALLQQGMLKGAALTDFVNRSVGLMG, via the coding sequence ATGCAAACAGGTACCATTAGCGTTCAGACGGAAAACATATTTCCGATTATCAAGAAATACTTATACTCTGACCAAGAGATATTTTTGAGAGAGTTGGTTTCAAATGCCGTAGATGCGACCCAAAAATTGAAAACCCTTTCGAGGTTGGGTGAAGCAGCAGGTGAATTGGGAGACTTGACCATTGAAGTGAAAGTAGATGCAGATGCCAAAACTCTGACTATTAGCGATAAGGGAATAGGTATGACCCAAGAAGAAGTCGAAAAATACATTACCCAAATTGCGTTTTCGAGTGCCAAAGAATTTGCAGAAAAATTTCAAGGTAAAGATGCAGATGCCATTATTGGGCATTTTGGATTGGGCTTTTTCTCTGCTTTTATGGTGGCCAACAAAGTGGAAATCCACACTCTTTCTTACAAAGATGGTTCGGAAGGAGTACATTGGACAAGTGACGGGACGACCGAATACACAATTGACACGAGTGACAAAGCGAATCGTGGAACGGACATTATTTTGCACATTGAAGAAGAAGCTGCTGAATACCTGAGAGAGGCACGTATTGAAGAATTGCTGAACAAATATTGCCGCTTTTTGCCTGTTGATATTCAATTTGGTACACGTACTGAGTATGTACCCGTTGAAAAAGACGAAGCTGCTGCAATTGAAGATGCAGAAGTCGTAGAAGAAGATGTAGAAGCTACTGCAAATGAGGACGCAACAACAGATACGGATAATGCAGAAGTTGAAGCTGAAGAACCTGAAACCAAAGAGATTCAAGTTCCCAAAATCATCAACGATACGCATCCAATTTGGAAGAAAAAACCAGCAGATTTAACGGATGAAGACTACAAAAATTTCTACCGTGCATTGTATCCGATGGGCGAAGAACCTTTGTTTTGGATTCACCTCAATGTGGACTATCCCTTCAATTTGACGGGTGTATTGTTTTTCCCGAAAATCAAGGCAAACTTTGAAGTACGCAAAGACCGTATCCATTTGTATAGCAATCAGGTGTTTGTAACAGATCATGTTGAAGAAATCGTTCCCGACTTTTTGATGTTGCTACATGGAGTAATTGACTCACCAGACATTCCGCTGAACGTCTCTCGTTCTTACCTTCAAAGTGACCCAGAAGTTAAAAAAATCAACAAATACATCACCCGAAAAGTGGGTGACAAGTTGGACGAAATGTTCCGCAATGAACGTGCAAATTTTGAAGAAAAGTGGGAAAGCATTGGTGTCTTGGTGAAATACGGCATGGTGACGGATGAAAAATTCTACGATAAAGCAAAGAATTTCTGTTTGTTGACCAACACAGAAGGCAAATTGACGACTTTTGATGAATACCAAGAACAAGTGAAGCCCCTGCAAACGGATAAGAACAATAAAATCATTGTCTTATACACCAATGACAAAGAGAACCAACACAGCTACATTGAGGCTGCAAAGGGAGAAGGCTACGATGTATTGGAGTTTGACAAATTGTTGGATCCTCACTTTATCGGCAATTTGGAGAGTAAACTGACAGATGTACAGTTCAAACGTGTGGACGCTGATCCGCTTCACAAATTGGTGGAAAAGGAAGGTGAAAATGTATCGGTTTTGACCGAAGACCAAGAGAAATCCTTGACCGACTTATTTAAAACACAAATTGGTGATGACAAGGTAATGGTGCAGGTTGAGCCTTTGTCGAGCAGCGAAAGTCCAGTGGTGATTACCCGCCCCGAATTCATGCGTCGTATGAAGGATATGAGCAATTTGGGTGGTGCGAATATGTATGGAGACTTGCCTGAATTCTTCAATGTGATTGTGAATGCAAATCACCCTGTAGTGGCTAAAATTTTGGCGGACGAGGGTGACAAACAAGCAGAGGCGGCTAAACAATTGTACGACTTGGCTTTGCTTCAACAGGGTATGTTGAAAGGTGCAGCTTTGACGGATTTTGTGAACCGTAGTGTGGGCTTGATGGGATAA
- a CDS encoding GNAT family N-acetyltransferase, producing MTLEQIQFLQLTLEDVGELTKISRSTFFNTFSEQNTPANMQEYLDLAFNEKRLASELNNQNSTYYFAKVGRETVGYAKINWGMAQTDLKENDGMELERIYVLKKYQGKKVGKKLLTHIIEIAENKGMTYLWLGVWEKNEKAIQFYKHFGFTICGSHPFQVGNELQVDYIMKRTLVNRK from the coding sequence ATGACACTTGAGCAAATTCAATTCCTTCAATTAACACTTGAAGATGTTGGCGAACTAACAAAAATTAGCCGAAGCACTTTTTTCAATACATTTTCGGAGCAAAATACTCCTGCAAATATGCAGGAGTATTTGGATTTGGCCTTCAATGAGAAGCGTTTAGCATCAGAATTGAACAACCAAAATTCTACATATTATTTTGCAAAAGTTGGGCGGGAAACGGTTGGATATGCAAAAATTAATTGGGGAATGGCTCAGACTGATTTGAAGGAAAACGATGGAATGGAGCTTGAAAGGATTTATGTGTTGAAAAAATATCAAGGTAAAAAAGTTGGAAAAAAATTATTGACGCACATCATAGAGATAGCTGAAAACAAGGGAATGACCTATTTGTGGTTAGGCGTTTGGGAAAAAAATGAGAAGGCAATCCAATTTTACAAACACTTCGGGTTTACTATTTGCGGTTCTCACCCTTTTCAAGTGGGAAATGAACTGCAAGTAGATTATATTATGAAACGTACTTTGGTTAATAGAAAATGA